A stretch of the Salmo salar chromosome ssa20, Ssal_v3.1, whole genome shotgun sequence genome encodes the following:
- the LOC106593498 gene encoding extracellular calcium-sensing receptor, whose translation MGVRQYINLYLSIIMILNSSSLSLLLNNSSASSSSSSCRLQEQFSLNGMYQKGDVILGGLFEVHYFTVFPELSFTSEPHQLYCEGFTSCGFQQAQTMAFAVDEINRNPDLLPNIKLGYQLYDDCQKLGVSLRAAMSLASGREKEFLLDETCSGSPPVLGIVGDPGSTNSIAISSVLGLFRVPMVSHYATCSCLSDRSKYPSFFRTIPSDSFQVRAMIQILHRLGWTWVGLVFSDDDYGVYAARSFHSSLAKSGGCVAYSQVLPKDNRPTELQRIVGEIKSSTARVVVVFSNEAYLLPLVDEVVVQNVKGLQWIASEAWSTSSVFHTPRLMPYLGGTLGIAIRRGEIPGLKDYLLSIRPDDQPANNPGNNMVKQFWEAVFGCRLEPPASWVEAGGDVCTGQEDLRDVETDCGDVSELRPEYNVYKAVYALAHALHDLLQCVPGRGPFSGHRCASLQRLEPWQVVHYLERVNFTTGFGDRVSFDDNGDALAIYDIMNWVWLQDGSVQVETVGVIDESAPAGQELTLDEDRIFWNFESKKPPRSVCSESCPPGTRVARKKGEPVCCFNCISCAEGEVSNTTDSAECLRCPEDFWSSPERDLCIPKGVEFLSYQESLGISLMTASLLGALICAVVLGIFTRYRNTPVVKANNSELSFLLLLSLKLCFLCSLLFIGRPRLWTCQLRHAAFGISFVLCVSCILVKTMVVLAVFRTSKPGGNASLKWFGAGQQRGTVLVLTSFQAAICTAWLVSASPTPHKNTRYHNDKIVYECVVGSVAGFGALLGYIGLLAFLSFLLAFLARNLPDNFNEAKFITFSMLIFCAVWISFVPAYVSSPGMYADAVEIFAILASSFGLLVALFGPKCYIILLRPERNTKKALMGRATTKT comes from the exons ATGGGGGTCAGGCAATATATTAACCTTTACCTATCTATAATCATGATTCTGAACTCCTCATCTCTGAGCCTTCTATTGAACAACTCCTCtgcctcatcctcttcctcgtcCTGTCGTCTGCAGGAGCAGTTCAGTCTGAATGGGATGTACCAGAAGGGTGATGTGATTCTGGGAGGTCTGTTTGAGGTCCACTACTTCACTGTGTTCCCTGAGCTATCTTTCACATCAGAACCCCATCAGCTCTACTGTGAGGG TTTTACCAGTTGTGGTTTCCAGCAGGCCCAGACTATGGCGTTTGCTGTAGATGAGATCAACAGAAACCCTGACCTTCTGCCCAACATCAAGCTCGGATACCAGCTCTATGACGACTGCCAGAAGCTGGGAGTATCGCTCCGTGCTGCCATGTCATTGGccagtgggagagagaaagagttcctATTGGATGAGACTTGTTCTGGGTCACCCCCGGTGCTAGGGATTGTGGGAGACCCAGGGTCCACAAACTCCATTGCCATCTCCAGTGTCCTAGGGCTGTTCCGGGTTCCCATG GTGAGTCACTACGCCACATGTTCCTGTCTGAGCGACCGGAGCAAGTACCCATCCTTCTTCAGAACCATCCCTAGTGATTCCTTCCAG GTGCGAGCCATGATCCAGATCCTACATCGGTTGGGTTGGACATGGGTGGGCCTGGTGTTCAGTGATGATGATTACGGAGTTTACGCTGCCCGGTCCTTCCACTCAAGCCTGGCCAAGTCAGGGGGCTGTGTGGCCTATTCCCAGGTCCTGCCCAAAGACAACCGCCCCACAGAGCTGCAGAGGATCGTGGGAGAGATCAAGAGCTCCACTGctcgtgtggtggtggtgttctcCAACGAGGCCTACCTGCTCCCTCTGGTGGACGAG GTGGTGGTGCAGAATGTGAAGGGTCTCCAGTGGATCGCCAGTGAAGCCTGGAGCACTTCCTCTGTGTTTCACACACCCCGTCTCATGCCCTACCTGGGGGGTACCCTGGGTATCGCCATCCGTCGTGGAGAGATACCCGGCCTCAAGGACTACCTGCTTAGCATCCGCCCTGACGACCAACCTGCCAATAACCCTGGAAACAATATGGTGAA ACAGTTCTGGGAGGCTGTGTTTGGGTGCAGGTTGGAGCCCCCAGCAAGTTGGGTGGAGGCTGGGGGTGATGTATGTACAGGTCAGGAGGACCTGAGGGATGTGGAGACTGACTGTGGGGACGTGTCTGAGCTCAGGCCGGAATATAACGTGTATAAGGCAGTGTACGCCCTGGCCCATGCCCTGCATGACCTACTGCAGTGTGTGCCAGGGAGAGGACCTTTCAGCGGGCACCGCTGTGCCAGCCTACAGAGACTGGAACCCTggcag GTGGTCCATTACCTGGAAAGGGTTAACTTCACCACAGGGTTTGGCGATCGCGTTTCTTTTGATGACAACGGTGACGCCTTGGCAATCTATGACATCATGAACTGGGTGTGGCTCCAGGACGGGAGCGTGCAGGTGGAGACTGTGGGTGTGATCGACGAATCAGCCCCCGCAGGACAAGAGCTCACACTGGACGAGGACAGAATTTTCTGGAACTTTGAGTCAAAAAAG CCCCCACGATCAGTGTGCAGTGAGAGCTGTCCCCCAGGCACCCGTGTAGCCAGGAAGAAGGGGGAGCCTGTCTGCTGCTTCAACTGCATCTCCTGTGCTGAGGGAGAGGTCAGCAACACCACAG ACTCGGCCGAGTGCTTGAGATGTCCAGAGGACTTCTGGTCCAGCCCGGAGCGTGACCTCTGCATCCCTAAGGGGGTTGAGTTCCTCTCCTACCAGGAATCACTGGGCATCTCCTTGATGACTGCCTCGTTGCTAGGAGCCCTCATCTGTGCAGTAGTCCTCGGAATCTTCACCCGCTACCGGAACACTCCTGTTGTCAAGGCCAACAACTCTGAGCTCAGCTTCCTGCTTCTGCTGTCACTCAAACTCTGCTTCCTGTGCTCGCTGCTGTTCATTGGCCGGCCCCGGCTGTGGACATGTCAGCTGAGGCATGCAGCATTTGGTATCAGCTTTGTTCTCTGTGTCTCCTGTATACTGGTGAAGACAATGGTGGTACTGGCTGTGTTTAGGACCTCTAAGCCCGGGGGCAATGCCAGCCTGAAGTGGTTTGGTGCTGGGCAGCAGAGAGGAACAGTCCTGGTTCTCACCTCATTCCAGGCTGCTATCTGCACAGCCTGGCTGGTTTCAGCCTCTCCAACTCCACACAAAAACACGCGCTACCATAATGATAAGATTGTATATGAGTGTGTGGTGGGGTCGGTAGCAGGGTTCGGAGCGTTGTTAGGCTACATCGGCCTTCTGGCGTTCCTTAGCTTCCTCTTGGCTTTCCTGGCCAGGAATCTTCCAGACAACTTCAACGAGGCCAAGTTCATCACCTTCAGCATGCTGATCTTCTGTGCTGTGTGGATCTCCTTCGTCCCTGCCTACGTCAGCTCTCCTGGGATGTACGCAGACGCTGTGGAGATATTCGCCATCTTAGCTTCCAGCTTTGGCCTCCTGGTGGCGCTGTTCGGCCCTAAGTGTTACATCATTCTGCTGAGGCCTGAGAGGAACACCAAGAAGGCTCTGATGGGCCGGGCCACAACCAAGACATAG